The Gammaproteobacteria bacterium genome has a segment encoding these proteins:
- a CDS encoding glycosyltransferase family 4 protein, protein MSEAPPTEAPAPAALIAHINLARGFRGGERQTELLLRELATLGWRQRLVARRGEPLARRLAGAGRIELAEVTGNVLAAAGAMRGAALVHVHEARGLQAAFVQQLLGGAPYLVTRRVQQGPTQHGLNRAMYRRAAAIVVLSRAIGAAVVALDPALRCRVIPSAVAALPVDPGRAAEIRAQFGGFLVGHVGALVDSHKGQRQILAMARETARSAPTIHYLLIGTGRDEASLREQGAGLANVHFVGEIADVGNYLAACDVFLYPSRHEGLGSVLLDAMAAGLPVVATRVGGIPEIIHDGVNGLLCEVDDIAGLTAAVLALQSDQALRERLAAANRVAAGQYSAAAMASRYVEVYRGLLPAATGMARHS, encoded by the coding sequence ATGTCCGAGGCTCCCCCGACCGAGGCACCCGCACCTGCTGCGCTGATCGCCCACATCAATCTGGCTCGCGGCTTTCGCGGCGGTGAGCGCCAGACGGAGCTGCTGTTGCGCGAACTCGCGACGCTTGGCTGGCGCCAGCGGCTGGTTGCGCGGCGGGGCGAGCCGCTGGCACGGCGGCTTGCAGGCGCCGGCCGGATCGAACTGGCCGAGGTGACGGGAAACGTGCTGGCGGCGGCCGGGGCAATGCGCGGCGCCGCGCTGGTGCACGTGCACGAAGCGCGGGGTCTGCAGGCGGCATTCGTGCAGCAGCTGTTGGGCGGTGCGCCCTATCTCGTCACCCGTCGCGTACAACAGGGTCCGACGCAACACGGGCTGAACCGGGCCATGTACCGGCGGGCGGCGGCCATCGTGGTGCTCTCGCGCGCCATCGGCGCTGCAGTCGTCGCGCTCGATCCTGCGCTGCGCTGCCGGGTGATACCGAGCGCGGTTGCCGCCCTGCCGGTCGATCCGGGCCGCGCCGCGGAGATCCGCGCGCAGTTCGGCGGGTTCCTGGTTGGCCACGTCGGCGCGCTGGTGGACTCGCACAAGGGCCAGCGGCAGATTCTCGCCATGGCCCGGGAAACGGCCCGCAGCGCACCGACGATCCACTACCTGCTCATCGGCACGGGGCGCGACGAGGCGTCGTTGCGCGAGCAGGGCGCGGGGCTCGCCAACGTGCATTTCGTCGGCGAGATTGCCGACGTCGGGAACTATCTGGCCGCCTGCGACGTGTTTCTCTATCCTTCGCGCCATGAGGGCCTGGGCTCGGTGCTGCTCGATGCGATGGCCGCGGGATTGCCGGTCGTGGCAACGCGGGTCGGTGGCATCCCGGAGATCATCCATGACGGGGTCAACGGCCTGCTCTGCGAGGTGGATGACATCGCGGGCCTGACCGCGGCGGTCCTGGCCCTGCAATCGGACCAGGCCCTGCGTGAGAGACTGGCGGCGGCCAACCGTGTCGCCGCCGGCCAGTACTCGGCTGCCGCCATGGCGAGCCGTTACGTCGAGGTCTACCGGGGACTGCTTCCCGCAGCGACGGGGATGGCGAGGCACTCATGA
- a CDS encoding zinc-finger domain-containing protein, giving the protein MGKQAADAAQLIQPNAEHLYQVTRADLPLSCPMPGMYLWNSHPRVYLPIEATGTVKCSYCGAVYQLVR; this is encoded by the coding sequence GTGGGCAAGCAGGCCGCCGATGCCGCACAACTGATCCAGCCGAATGCCGAGCACCTGTACCAGGTGACCCGGGCGGATTTGCCGCTGTCGTGCCCGATGCCCGGGATGTACCTGTGGAATTCCCACCCGCGTGTCTACCTTCCCATCGAGGCGACCGGCACGGTCAAGTGCTCGTATTGCGGGGCCGTCTACCAATTGGTCCGCTGA
- the waaF gene encoding lipopolysaccharide heptosyltransferase II: MSREHKILIVGPAWVGDMVMAQSLFRLLRQREAGALIDVIGPAWSLPLVARMPEVRRGITLAAGHGELALAARRRLARELRAAGYERAIVLPRSFKSALVPFLARIPVRTGYRAEGRRWLLTDARTLDRGRLDQTVKRMLALGLPPDAPLPDPPAPSLRTDAAHRAALLGRFGLGRAPAVALLPGAAYGPAKQWPIAYFAELARLLAGRGEEVWVLGSGAERALGAQISAAAGDMAHNLCGDTGLGDVVDLLAAARAAVTNDSGLMHVAAAAGTYVVAIYGSSSPAFTPPLTARRTIHSLGLSCSPCFERECPLGHLRCLRDISVRDVLASLSAIPAAQ, encoded by the coding sequence GTGAGCAGGGAGCACAAGATCCTGATCGTTGGGCCGGCCTGGGTCGGCGACATGGTCATGGCGCAGTCGCTGTTCCGACTCCTGCGCCAGCGTGAGGCCGGCGCGCTCATCGACGTGATCGGGCCCGCATGGTCGCTGCCGCTGGTCGCGCGTATGCCCGAAGTACGTCGCGGGATTACCCTTGCTGCCGGTCATGGTGAACTGGCGCTGGCCGCGCGTCGTCGCCTCGCGCGCGAGCTGCGCGCCGCGGGGTACGAACGCGCCATCGTGCTGCCGCGCTCCTTCAAGAGCGCCCTGGTGCCCTTCCTCGCCCGCATCCCGGTGCGCACCGGCTACCGCGCTGAAGGTCGCCGCTGGCTGCTGACCGATGCACGGACTCTCGATCGCGGCCGGCTGGACCAGACGGTGAAACGCATGCTCGCGCTGGGCCTGCCCCCGGACGCACCCCTGCCCGATCCGCCCGCGCCGTCCTTGCGCACGGATGCGGCCCATCGTGCCGCCCTGCTCGGGCGCTTCGGCCTGGGCCGGGCGCCGGCCGTGGCGCTCCTGCCGGGCGCCGCCTACGGGCCGGCGAAACAATGGCCCATCGCGTATTTCGCCGAGCTGGCCCGGCTGCTGGCCGGTCGGGGCGAGGAAGTCTGGGTGCTCGGTTCTGGCGCCGAGCGCGCGCTCGGCGCGCAGATCAGCGCAGCCGCGGGCGACATGGCGCACAACCTGTGCGGCGACACCGGTCTCGGGGATGTGGTCGATCTGCTCGCGGCCGCCCGCGCCGCAGTAACCAACGACTCCGGTCTCATGCACGTGGCCGCAGCCGCCGGGACTTATGTGGTGGCGATCTACGGATCGAGTTCGCCGGCATTCACGCCGCCGCTCACGGCCAGGCGGACCATCCACTCCCTTGGGCTGTCCTGCAGCCCGTGTTTCGAACGCGAGTGCCCGCTCGGGCATTTGCGCTGCCTGCGCGACATTTCGGTACGCGACGTGCTGGCTTCGCTGTCCGCCATCCCGGCGGCACAGTAG
- the glnE gene encoding bifunctional [glutamate--ammonia ligase]-adenylyl-L-tyrosine phosphorylase/[glutamate--ammonia-ligase] adenylyltransferase: MEHDLAVLPEPLRAETAQALDTLLASPEIRGVLDRDPSLRPTLARVAACSPFVVGVLRRYPQLLVDLAQQGRLARCSAEHELAGLVAAGVATQPGEDAFQRGLRLARHRELLRIVWREVAGVATVRESLRDLSDLADAAIRAALDWSLEQLRQRHGVARTEAGEPCGFAVLGMGKLGGFELNFSSDVDLVFVYTEAGESDGAKRLSNEEYFRLLGQRLIALLSQQTVDGFVYRVDVRLRPFGASGPLALSLPALEHYLMRNGRDWERYAYIKARAINDWADAGYFYDAVVRPFVYRRYLDYGVFASLRDMKALIEAEVQRKEYQADIKLGPGGIREIEFIVQSFQLVRGGSVAGLRGREILEVLPALARHGCLSPSAVTGLTGAYLFLRRVENAIQAIGDTQTHLLPADGINRDRLVLALGYADWHTLAADIERHRETVARHFRDVVFRGEEGEATGGRSRLHQVWREQVTPEAAAGLLRESGFAHPEEILERLRQLRSASALQRLDEPGRQRLNALVPAVLEIAGRQSNPRLAVEGVARVIEAVGRRSAYFALLNENPAARERLVSLCAMSDFLANQVAAHPLLLDELLDQRMFSEPPSRAELIADLARRLDAVAAEDNERWLEALKNFQQAAKFRIAVADLSGVLPLMKVSDRLTETAELVLQASLDQATRELVARHGQPRCVVDGKMRAAEFGIAAYGKLGGLELGYASDLDLVFLHDSAGEAQQTDGEKPLENAVFFARLARRIINIATMLTAGGHLYEVDTRLQPEGKKGLLVTSLAALESYQKDGAWTWEHQALLRGRGIAGSAQVLEGFEDLRRRVLTQYVRRDSLRVDVLDMRERMVKELAKGTAELFDIKQDPGGVTDIEFMVQYLVLREACAEPALVRWSDNIRQLEALVAAAVIPAATGELLTDIYRNYRQRLHHLSLAGEPGFMPRAEAVDAIGAVRRTWDQVFG, encoded by the coding sequence ATGGAGCACGACCTCGCCGTCTTGCCTGAGCCCCTGCGTGCCGAGACGGCGCAGGCGCTCGACACCTTGCTGGCGTCGCCGGAGATTCGTGGTGTGCTCGACCGCGATCCGTCTCTGCGGCCCACGCTCGCGCGGGTTGCCGCGTGCAGTCCGTTCGTTGTCGGCGTGCTCAGGCGCTACCCGCAGCTTCTCGTGGACCTGGCCCAGCAGGGCCGGCTGGCCCGCTGCAGCGCTGAACACGAGCTTGCCGGGCTGGTCGCGGCTGGCGTGGCGACGCAGCCGGGCGAAGACGCCTTTCAACGCGGGCTGCGCCTGGCCCGGCACCGGGAACTGCTGCGCATCGTGTGGCGCGAGGTGGCAGGCGTCGCCACGGTCCGGGAGTCGCTGCGGGACCTTTCCGATCTTGCCGATGCAGCCATCCGCGCGGCGCTCGACTGGTCCCTGGAGCAACTGCGGCAGCGCCACGGCGTCGCGCGCACCGAGGCGGGCGAGCCCTGCGGTTTCGCCGTCCTCGGCATGGGCAAGCTCGGCGGGTTCGAGCTCAACTTTTCCTCCGACGTGGATCTCGTGTTCGTGTACACCGAGGCGGGGGAGAGCGACGGCGCGAAACGGCTCAGCAACGAGGAGTATTTCCGGCTGCTTGGCCAGCGCCTGATCGCGCTGCTTTCGCAGCAGACGGTCGACGGTTTCGTCTATCGCGTGGACGTGCGGCTGAGGCCGTTCGGGGCGAGCGGGCCACTCGCGCTCAGCCTGCCGGCGCTGGAGCACTACCTCATGCGCAACGGCCGGGACTGGGAGCGTTACGCCTACATCAAGGCGCGCGCCATCAACGACTGGGCGGACGCAGGCTACTTCTACGATGCGGTCGTGCGCCCGTTCGTGTACCGCCGCTACCTCGACTACGGCGTGTTCGCGTCGCTGCGCGACATGAAAGCGCTCATCGAAGCCGAGGTGCAGCGCAAGGAGTACCAGGCCGACATCAAGCTCGGCCCGGGCGGGATCCGCGAGATCGAGTTCATCGTGCAGTCCTTCCAGCTCGTGCGGGGCGGCAGCGTGGCGGGGCTGCGTGGGCGCGAGATCCTGGAGGTGCTCCCGGCGCTGGCGCGGCACGGATGCCTGTCGCCGTCGGCGGTCACCGGCCTGACCGGGGCCTACCTGTTCCTGCGCCGGGTCGAGAACGCGATCCAGGCCATCGGCGACACGCAGACACACCTGTTGCCGGCGGACGGCATCAATCGCGACCGGCTGGTCCTCGCGCTCGGCTACGCCGACTGGCACACGCTCGCCGCAGACATCGAACGCCACCGGGAGACGGTGGCGAGGCATTTCCGCGACGTGGTATTCCGCGGCGAGGAGGGCGAGGCAACGGGCGGTCGCAGCCGCCTGCACCAGGTCTGGCGCGAGCAGGTCACGCCGGAGGCCGCCGCGGGCCTGCTGCGTGAGTCGGGCTTCGCGCATCCCGAGGAGATCCTCGAACGGTTGCGGCAGCTGCGCTCGGCGAGCGCCCTGCAGCGGCTCGACGAACCAGGCCGCCAGCGGCTCAACGCGCTGGTGCCGGCCGTGCTGGAGATCGCCGGGCGCCAGTCGAACCCGCGGCTGGCGGTCGAGGGCGTGGCGCGGGTGATCGAGGCGGTCGGCAGGCGCTCCGCTTACTTCGCGCTGCTCAACGAGAACCCCGCCGCCCGCGAGCGCCTGGTCAGCCTGTGCGCCATGAGCGATTTCCTGGCCAATCAGGTCGCCGCCCATCCTCTGCTGCTCGACGAATTGCTCGATCAGCGGATGTTCAGCGAGCCGCCCTCCCGCGCCGAACTCATCGCCGACCTCGCGCGCCGCCTCGACGCCGTTGCAGCGGAGGACAACGAGCGCTGGCTCGAGGCGCTGAAGAATTTCCAGCAGGCGGCGAAGTTCCGGATCGCGGTTGCCGACCTTTCCGGGGTGCTGCCGCTGATGAAGGTCAGCGACCGGCTGACCGAGACGGCGGAACTGGTGCTGCAGGCCTCGCTCGACCAGGCGACCCGCGAACTCGTCGCGCGCCACGGCCAGCCCCGCTGTGTCGTGGATGGCAAGATGCGCGCTGCGGAGTTCGGGATCGCGGCCTACGGCAAGCTCGGCGGGCTGGAACTCGGCTACGCCTCCGATCTCGACCTCGTGTTCCTGCACGATTCGGCCGGCGAGGCCCAGCAGACGGACGGTGAGAAACCGCTCGAGAACGCCGTGTTTTTCGCCCGCCTCGCCCGTCGCATCATCAATATCGCCACCATGCTCACGGCCGGCGGACACCTCTACGAGGTGGATACGCGATTGCAGCCGGAGGGCAAGAAGGGGCTGCTCGTGACCAGCCTCGCCGCGCTGGAAAGCTACCAGAAGGATGGCGCATGGACCTGGGAGCACCAGGCGTTGCTGCGCGGTCGCGGTATCGCGGGCAGTGCGCAGGTGCTCGAAGGGTTCGAGGACCTGCGGCGGCGGGTGCTGACGCAGTACGTGCGCCGCGACAGCCTGCGTGTGGACGTGCTCGACATGCGCGAACGCATGGTGAAGGAACTCGCGAAAGGCACCGCGGAGCTGTTCGACATCAAGCAGGATCCGGGCGGTGTCACCGACATCGAGTTCATGGTGCAGTATCTGGTGTTGCGCGAGGCCTGCGCCGAGCCGGCGCTGGTGCGCTGGTCGGACAACATCCGCCAGCTCGAGGCGCTGGTGGCCGCCGCGGTGATCCCGGCTGCCACCGGTGAGCTGCTGACGGACATCTACCGGAACTACCGCCAGCGTCTGCATCACCTGTCGCTGGCGGGCGAACCCGGATTCATGCCGCGGGCCGAAGCCGTGGACGCCATTGGCGCAGTGCGCCGGACCTGGGACCAGGTTTTCGGCTGA
- a CDS encoding RHS repeat-associated core domain-containing protein: MTRGGVTEYKHYNPAGSSALALHTRRTNATNSTYYVTGDQLGSATAVMAAAGNRLANWSFSAFGSRRGSAWQDVPSNDDWNQITATTRRGFTGHEHLDNLSLVHMNGRVYDPKLGRFMSADPVYLGKLANPQSLNPYSYVGNNPLSATDPSGFNQELCGSDPNCLSVVAYPGGYDIVLPSAGHFVWGSGGSDGASGGSGGSRPPGTPDPESQRADPSLSENPPGNVIVQDVGRRNWPTDKNMNIVEALNAVEREQSAQNALADARSEGDLVRYNNAILAIQRAQFDYYRFCGCSGPVSRDSLWVPPLPESSFQDPFPWIPPQPEPEIDPGRPPKL, encoded by the coding sequence ATGACCCGCGGCGGCGTCACGGAGTACAAGCACTACAATCCGGCTGGATCGAGCGCCCTGGCGCTCCACACCCGGCGGACGAATGCGACGAACTCGACCTATTACGTGACCGGCGATCAGCTCGGCTCGGCGACGGCGGTGATGGCGGCGGCGGGCAATCGGCTGGCGAACTGGAGTTTCAGTGCCTTCGGCAGCCGGCGTGGCTCGGCCTGGCAGGACGTGCCGTCGAACGACGACTGGAACCAGATCACCGCCACCACGCGCCGCGGCTTCACCGGGCATGAGCACCTCGACAACCTCTCGCTCGTGCACATGAACGGGCGGGTGTACGATCCGAAGCTCGGGCGGTTCATGTCGGCCGATCCGGTGTACCTCGGCAAACTGGCCAATCCCCAGAGCCTGAATCCCTACAGCTATGTCGGCAATAACCCGCTCAGTGCGACCGATCCGAGCGGGTTCAATCAGGAACTCTGCGGTTCGGATCCCAATTGCCTGTCGGTGGTTGCGTATCCCGGGGGCTACGACATTGTCTTGCCATCTGCGGGACATTTTGTTTGGGGAAGCGGGGGTTCCGATGGGGCTTCCGGCGGTAGCGGTGGATCGCGTCCGCCAGGAACCCCCGATCCGGAGTCGCAGCGAGCCGATCCGTCTCTCAGCGAAAACCCGCCGGGCAACGTAATTGTCCAGGATGTGGGACGCCGAAATTGGCCGACGGATAAGAACATGAATATAGTCGAGGCGCTTAATGCGGTGGAACGCGAGCAGTCGGCGCAAAACGCACTTGCTGACGCACGTAGCGAAGGTGACCTGGTCAGGTACAACAACGCAATTTTGGCGATTCAACGAGCTCAATTCGACTATTACAGATTCTGTGGTTGTAGCGGACCCGTGTCACGGGATTCGCTGTGGGTACCGCCACTTCCGGAATCCTCTTTTCAGGACCCATTTCCGTGGATACCTCCGCAACCCGAACCAGAAATAGACCCTGGGCGACCTCCGAAACTTTAA
- a CDS encoding SDR family oxidoreductase, with product MLLTGVTGKTGGETARQLLAKGVRFRALVRNAGKAAGLKAAGVQLAVGDIAHADAVRRALDGVEKALLILPNGRTQQASETQFTDLARAAGVKHLIKLSSMEAVAHARTPIPQGHWAVEEYIRASGLGWTMIKPNFFMQNLLTSAAGIKSQHRLSLPMGNGTTGMADVRDIAAVCVEVLTGAGHAGRSYEITGPEILTFHDVAERFSEVLGVKIEYVPMPIEDFRERMKNVLEPWHLNAVCELFREIDEIGLDHTTGTVRQLLGREPIPLRQFIRDHAVSFRG from the coding sequence ATGTTGCTGACAGGCGTGACCGGCAAGACCGGCGGCGAGACCGCCCGACAACTGCTGGCGAAGGGCGTGCGGTTTCGCGCGCTGGTTCGCAACGCGGGCAAGGCCGCGGGACTCAAGGCCGCCGGCGTGCAGTTGGCGGTCGGCGACATCGCGCACGCCGATGCCGTACGGCGGGCCCTCGATGGCGTCGAAAAAGCGTTGCTGATCCTGCCGAACGGCAGGACCCAGCAGGCCAGTGAAACGCAGTTCACCGACCTTGCCAGGGCTGCCGGGGTGAAGCACCTCATCAAGCTGTCCTCCATGGAGGCAGTCGCTCACGCCCGCACACCGATCCCGCAGGGTCACTGGGCCGTGGAGGAGTACATCCGGGCGTCGGGCCTCGGCTGGACCATGATCAAGCCGAATTTCTTCATGCAGAACCTGCTCACCAGCGCGGCGGGCATCAAGAGCCAGCACCGGCTCTCGCTGCCCATGGGGAACGGCACGACCGGCATGGCCGACGTCCGCGATATCGCCGCGGTTTGCGTCGAGGTGCTGACGGGCGCGGGCCACGCCGGCAGAAGCTACGAAATCACCGGCCCGGAGATCCTGACGTTCCACGACGTGGCCGAGCGGTTCTCCGAGGTGCTCGGCGTGAAGATCGAGTACGTGCCGATGCCGATCGAGGACTTTCGCGAGCGCATGAAGAACGTGCTCGAACCCTGGCATCTCAACGCCGTCTGCGAGCTCTTCCGCGAGATCGACGAGATCGGCCTCGACCACACGACGGGCACCGTCCGCCAGTTGCTGGGCCGCGAACCGATTCCGCTCCGGCAGTTCATCCGGGATCACGCAGTGTCGTTCCGGGGCTGA
- the rfaD gene encoding ADP-glyceromanno-heptose 6-epimerase, with the protein MIIVTGGAGFIGSSIVQRLNGAGISDILVVDDLTDGRKALNLAGTQIADYMDREEFLRRIAARQDVAAKVVGVLHQGACTTTTEWDGRMMMQVNFEFSKQLLHYCLDRRIPLVYASSASVYGGGREFRVAPECERPINVYAWSKLVFDQYARRFVAGARSQVVGLRYFNVYGPGEAHKGAMASVMWHFHNQLLGGDEVRLFDGSHGYGPGEQVRDFIHVDDVASANLWFLERGGARGIFNLGTGQARSFNDVARAVIAWHGHGRIRYIPFPAGLTGSYQSFTQADLTTLRLAGYQDGFIGLEEGVRSYLDTLKAQER; encoded by the coding sequence ATGATCATCGTGACCGGCGGGGCCGGGTTCATCGGCTCCAGCATCGTGCAGCGGCTGAACGGCGCGGGCATCAGCGACATCCTGGTGGTGGACGATCTCACCGACGGGCGCAAGGCGCTCAACCTGGCCGGTACGCAGATCGCCGACTACATGGATCGCGAGGAGTTCCTCCGGCGCATTGCCGCCAGGCAGGACGTTGCGGCGAAGGTGGTCGGTGTGCTGCACCAGGGCGCCTGCACGACGACGACCGAGTGGGACGGCCGCATGATGATGCAGGTGAACTTCGAGTTCTCGAAGCAGTTGCTCCACTACTGCCTCGACCGCCGCATTCCGCTGGTCTATGCCTCTTCCGCGTCGGTGTACGGCGGCGGGCGCGAGTTCCGCGTGGCGCCGGAATGCGAGCGCCCGATCAATGTCTATGCCTGGTCCAAGCTCGTCTTCGATCAGTACGCGCGCCGCTTCGTCGCCGGTGCGCGTTCCCAGGTCGTCGGCCTGCGATATTTCAACGTCTACGGTCCCGGCGAAGCCCACAAGGGCGCCATGGCGAGCGTCATGTGGCACTTCCACAACCAGTTGCTCGGCGGCGATGAAGTGCGGCTGTTCGACGGCAGCCATGGTTATGGACCGGGCGAGCAGGTGCGCGACTTCATTCACGTCGACGATGTCGCGAGCGCCAACCTCTGGTTCCTCGAGCGCGGCGGCGCCCGCGGCATCTTCAACCTCGGCACGGGCCAGGCGCGGAGCTTCAACGACGTGGCGCGCGCCGTGATCGCCTGGCACGGTCACGGCAGGATCCGTTACATACCGTTTCCTGCGGGACTGACCGGCAGCTACCAGAGCTTTACGCAGGCCGATCTCACCACCTTGCGGCTCGCCGGCTACCAGGACGGATTCATCGGCCTGGAGGAAGGCGTGCGTTCCTATCTCGACACACTCAAGGCGCAGGAGCGCTGA
- a CDS encoding RHS repeat-associated core domain-containing protein — MLEKVTRGGVTEYKHLIPAGSSALALHTRRTNATNSTYYVTRDQLGSATAVMAAAGNRVANWSFSAFGSRRRSTWQDTLLPEEYAPITATTRRGFTGHEHLDSLSLVHMNGRVYDPKIGRFMSADLLLGDPGNPQSLNPYSYVGNNPLSLTDPTGFEAWSLAPDAAIADMDQAIAHWQSDFSAWRSTCLSASALCDTGGMPSAVGIRDAALAVVSAATGQMWADTGSQLRSDLITGSFDKCTSGGGCQIVEKGAYNTNQHRVAVFEAEFADFLTTFLSDHGAFVIGDLAQVRAFWAANGVYKAPVGNLEPGEFGGLLMADAAVDAGRHAGIAASLEIAGGTMIGASNFLPGAARIVVGVTGIAILSGAAVYHYYYAREHFEYSLDKHIGHIEKAWDGNGR, encoded by the coding sequence ATGCTGGAGAAAGTGACGCGCGGCGGGGTGACCGAGTACAAGCACCTCATTCCGGCCGGATCGAGCGCCCTGGCGCTCCACACCCGGCGGACGAATGCGACGAACTCGACCTATTACGTCACCCGCGATCAGCTGGGCTCGGCGACGGCGGTGATGGCGGCGGCGGGCAATCGGGTGGCGAACTGGAGTTTCAGTGCCTTCGGCAGCCGGCGCCGTTCAACGTGGCAGGACACACTGCTGCCGGAGGAGTACGCGCCGATCACTGCCACCACGCGCCGCGGCTTCACCGGGCATGAGCACCTGGACAGCCTCTCGCTCGTGCACATGAACGGGCGGGTCTATGACCCGAAGATCGGGCGGTTCATGTCGGCCGATCTGCTGCTGGGGGATCCCGGAAACCCGCAGTCCCTGAATCCCTACAGCTATGTCGGCAATAATCCGTTGTCGTTGACCGATCCGACTGGATTTGAAGCCTGGTCGCTGGCGCCGGACGCGGCAATCGCGGACATGGACCAGGCGATCGCCCATTGGCAGAGCGATTTCTCGGCGTGGCGCAGCACCTGCCTGTCCGCGTCGGCGTTGTGTGATACGGGCGGAATGCCGAGCGCCGTGGGCATCAGAGACGCTGCCCTGGCGGTCGTCAGCGCTGCGACCGGCCAGATGTGGGCGGACACGGGGAGTCAACTGCGGTCGGATCTCATCACGGGATCCTTCGACAAGTGCACGAGCGGTGGCGGTTGTCAGATCGTCGAGAAGGGTGCGTACAACACCAATCAGCATCGAGTTGCGGTGTTTGAGGCGGAATTTGCGGATTTTCTGACGACGTTTCTGAGCGATCACGGTGCGTTCGTGATCGGCGACCTGGCGCAGGTGCGGGCCTTCTGGGCTGCAAATGGCGTCTACAAGGCACCGGTCGGTAATCTGGAGCCAGGAGAATTTGGCGGCCTGTTGATGGCGGATGCGGCGGTTGATGCTGGGCGACACGCTGGAATAGCAGCGAGCCTTGAGATTGCGGGTGGCACCATGATTGGCGCCTCAAATTTTCTCCCCGGGGCAGCACGGATAGTAGTCGGGGTGACTGGTATCGCGATCCTTTCTGGGGCCGCCGTTTACCACTACTACTACGCGCGGGAACACTTTGAATACTCCTTGGATAAACACATCGGCCACATCGAGAAGGCTTGGGATGGCAATGGCCGATAA